The segment GTCCCTTGCTCTTGAGACCTACCTTCCAGGGCTGGTATCTGCTGAGAGCACTGCCCTGTGGGATTCCTGCAGGTCTTCATGCATGGAGCTCCGCAGGGTTTATAgtgccactcacactcacccggTGCGTTGTAGTAATCACAGAAGAGAGCTGCAATGAGAGGACAAGTCGGTGGGAAATTACTTGATTTATATCACTCAATTACATTGCTGTGATTTCGTTACATCTGTGCTTCTCCTTCCTTTTGTGACATAGGAAAGTTCTAATTATATATTTCTTTGAATTACTTAAGTCATGTGAAAATTGGAATTGACATTAGCTGATCCTTCatgatatgtatatatttatgtaatttTCAGGCAGCTTCAGGCAAACTTCTAGGCTCCATTGATATTACCGGTGATACGGTTTATTTTAAGGTAATGGTCAGCACGATTATGTCGCCAAGGGATGGGAGACTTACGGCAGATCCTTGGGGTTCTCCAGGCTACACAGGCTCCTGCTTCATTGCAGGCAGCTGCATAAGCTGCCACTGCAGTGCAGAAGCACTCACAGTCTCCACCACTATCACAGGCACACgagtcactcacacaagcatCATAGTAATTCGAGGGATCCACCTTTAAAAAAGATTATTTACACAATATGTTGGTCAGATATGTTTTATTGTGTAATTTGCTAACACAATAAAATATGTAACCTTTTTTTGGGGTTCGCGCCAGAGATTATTTTGCTTCATTGCAAACAATCCTTTGTGAATAATGAGTAATACAATGAGAAAATTCTACTTCACACTTTGTCTATTTACCATTTTACTGGTACGTCCTTTACCAAAACATAGTTTAAAATGTTAGCTGAGACCTTGGCAAATGAAAAAATCCTTGAGTAATGCTAAAAATTCTGTAAGCACATATTTCTATGACAGAACCAACTTAGCCAATAATGGACAAGTGCAGCTCCCTTGAGCTGTCCTCCCTCGGCCCCTGTTCTTACCTGGGAATGGCAGGAGGAGAAGACGCTGCTTGTGATGATGCTACATTGTCTCTGAGCCCAAGACTGCCTATAAGGATTATTAGCACATGGGCTAACTGCAACCGTTGATTCTGGACAGCTTGAAGAAAACTTCCAGCTGTTACCAAATGTCAGGGCATCAATGACAACTTCTTGACTTCTTGTGGTGAAGTCATTGTTGGTGTTGCCATCATAGTttccacacagaccacagacacgaCCCTGTCAGGATTGATATTGATACAGGTGAATTCGTGAAATGATCTGCTTGTAAAGGCACAACATACACAATTGTGGATGTAAAAAAGATGGACTTACATTGAATTCTGGACTGAGCTTGATGAACATGCTTGTTTTCTTGTCCCATATGAGAATAAGACCGTTACTGGCTTCAATAACCAAATAAATGCCCATGATGCGGGTCTTGTAGGATATCTCCTCTCCTGAACCTCTTTGGACCACCTGGTAATTTCCGTCTGTGAGAATCAGCTCAGTGCTCTGTAAAAACAAAAGAGGGTAACTGAATGTTTGCACTACTTCAGTTAATGTTTTCTGTTATTTAGCGAAGGAGGCCAGATTCCTTACACCCAAGAAGATCTTGATGGCCTTTGAACAGGTGGTGCCAGTTGTTCCACATGGGATATTCTCAGTGATGACTCTGAAGGTGCCGTTGTCTTTGTTGTTGGAACAGAAATCCTGAAAGGACACGAATCATTTGACAAAGATGACAAAAGATAGCAAAGCCAAGACTAAGTTGTATCGTGATTATGGATCTAACATTTTTGTAAAATCTAATTCCAAACTTTGACCCTTGTAGAAATAAAGATATTAACCTGGACCAGAATGTATTCACAACCTCCATTGAACACAAAGAGTTTTTCATCAAAAGTGATGTAATGTCCATCCCCATAGATGGCACAGGTGCCATGGCACTGGTTGGTACTGCACTGCCATTTTCTGGCCTGACAAACGCTGTTTAGATGGGAAGAGGAATGTCAGACATTGCTCAATGCATGATGCAGGTTTTGCGTTTGCAAATACGATTTCTTACAAAAGTCAAATAAACATACCAGGTATTGCAGTCAACCTTGACGGTTTCTCCAGGTTGGTGTGGAACCCCATTATGGATGCAGGGACAGTCATCCTCGCTAATGCATCCACCTTTCCCATCGGAGACCAGGCCAGAGGGACACATGCATCCTGACACACAATCTGTGCTTATCTGTACAGACATAACAATAGTGAATCACAAAAAGGCTTGTTTTCTAGTACGTTCAGATTCCTATTCAGATACGTATGCTGTTCTGTTCAGACTGGCAGACTGGACCACATGAAGCaggacactcacacaggccATGTCCAGAGTGTTACAGCTCTTTTGGCACTCGGAGCCTTTGGCTCCCGGGCCAGCACTGGAGCAGTTGAAGTACACCATGGGTGCTGGGCATGCTGATGAGACTGCTAAAAATAGGATATCAGTAATATTTGTTATAATATAATTGATGTTATAGCATATGTTGGCAGTAAACATAATAATACACTTAATATGCGGAGAGAGGCAGCTAATGTTAGTAATAACAATTAGGGTTACACTGATCAAGATCAACACCGTGACAACGAAAAGGAGATACATGTGAAGTATCCGCTCACCTTGCAGTCTGCCAATGCACTTCAGGTGTCCCTGTTTGCATGTGCTGAAACAGTAATAAATGAAGTCTTACttataaacaaaaataatgacCCTCGTTTCAAGTTCTCTCCAAGTCCCCAAACCTGTCCACGTGCCTTCTCCCTTTAGGGGAGCATCGATCAGAGAAGCACCCCGTTAAGTACAATAGTAATTCTGTGATAGAAACGAGACACCCACCATGTGGCTCCATCTTTACTTATGACCTCTCCAGATGGTATCACAGTGTTGGCATCATAGCAAGGGCATTCGGCAGCGGCCACACACTCCCCATGCTCATTCATGTAAGTGCCCTCCTTACAACCACAGCCATCCACCGGCACAAAGTCAATGGAGCATGAGTAGTCGCTCTGACTGAGGGAGCGGCAGGTGCGGTCACAGCTCATCATCTTGTACGAGTAGACGGTGGTGCTTGGGCAGGAGGTTGTGTATTTGCCTAGAGAGAGAAGACACCTCTGTAACGGATGCTGGTCCCAGATTATATGTTATGTTCGTGTTTGACAATAGTGCACTGAGAAAATTCTCTTAATCATATTAAATGATTAAAATGACCTGCCAAAAACTGTTCTAGTACTCACTGCAGGCCGTGTTTCTCCAGCCATTTAGCTGGATGCCTTTGGctgcgcatgcatgcacataggAGGAGAGGGCCGCACACATGCAGTCCTCACTCTTCTCACAGTTGCAGCTGTCATACATGCAGTTCTGGAGCAGAAACACAAGACAAGAGGATTTGCTGTTTTAATTGAGCTCATATTGCTGCTGGAGTAGCCAACAATCATGACATGATTATTGAAGCAGGACAAGGAATAAGTAGACACaaattattgaaaaataaataagtatGACTGACGAGCCCTCATCTGACTGGTAATATCTTGTTTTGAATTAagattgtttgaaatgtgtttttcttatAATCAACTTAGGTAGCTAGGGGTATGGTGCTAGCTGGCAGCATTACGAGACTCACTGATTTGTAGATATCCGGGCTGATCTCAGAGTGACATGGAGAAAACACTCCTGCTGGATCTGTTAGCATGGAGCACCAGTATTTGGCATATCGCTCTGTAAATACAGATTAGATACGTTTTAGGGTTACATGACGTGACCGTTAAACATGAAATATCGAACTATCGAATTTTTGATTCACACTTTGTCTTGGACAGGCAATGGTCGTGGTTGGTTGTGTCAGCACAATTTTGACACAATGGTTAAACTCCTCTCTTCAAACTACATACCATTTTCAACACTTAAACTGCAGGGATTTTCAAATCTTTTCTTTATATCGGGGCAGCCAGCTCTTGTCTTCCAGGTGTTGGCAAAGCCCACAGCAGTGGCCTCTCTCAGTCCACCGATGGTTGTGAAGTCATCAGCTTGAATGTTGTTAAAGTTCCCACACAGTCCTTTGAAATTTGATTCAGAGATGCCATATGGTTAAGAGATGTAAAAGTAGTATACATTAGGTGTACATTAGGCCTTACATCCATTTAAATAATTTCTTAACATGACTTTGAGGTCAAGGGCAAGTGTTTTCAATTGGATTTGTGTTTAAAGAATGGGATTGCATTTTGCAAGAAGCCATTACACACAATAAGACAAAACAGAATACATATACAGTTAAAGATAAGCTTTCTTCCTTTGGGTCAAGATAGATACTTATGCTTTATTGATGTTTTAAAGGTGTATGCACATACCACATGTCTGCCCCTGGAAGGTGGATTTGGCAGTGATGTAAACCTGCATAATTGGCACGAGTTGGATCTCTAGTCTGAGCCCAATGTTGGTCTGAATGACAATGTAAAATGAGGAGGGCTTGAAGATGCTCAGGTCTCCTATAAAATATCAGTGGGAGAAAATGTGGTGTTAATCAAAGGATCTCCAGTCATCTTGatcacaactttttttttggcatgCTTTAAGGTCTCACCCGTATACAGTGGCAACTGAGAATATATTCTGTTCACATCAACATTTCCACTTTGGTCCACTTTAACCACCTGTAGGAGATGAGAAAAAAGTCAACTTAATTCAGATAGCATCTTTAACCAACCAACCAAGTAAATGTACTTCAAATAGCACCTTTAACCACTACTGCTCTAGTATCCTGGGATCAGTTTTTATCGGGTGCAAATAATTCTCGTCTTGTCTGTCATCTTCACAGGGATTTTGAAGCCCCCTGTCTGAGACAGGACTTGCTGGCTGAGCAAATTTCCTCCGTGGAAAACTCAAAACACAAGCCCTGGTTCTCCGAACAGCTCAGAGAgctcaggcacaaacacacacacacacgcacgcacgcacgcacgcacgcacatgcactttcatacactttcacacacacacacacacacgtacacacgcacatgcactttcacacacacactgtatgggACGGTGCAACCCCTACTTATGGACTCAGGACTGTGCAATATGTAGCATTCATTATTACTTaacctgtatatatatatattgtaatttatgtttattttattctattgtgtttctccttcttctctcacaGTTACTTCATTTTAATGGGCTTTTCTATGCCATTTTGTTGGTTCACTGCGCTGTATCACTAAGTCAAATTCCTGTGTACATTGTACATTTGGAGAAAAGAGATtctgatctgattctgattgaaTGAAAATCCTTGCTGCCATTaaacatcattcacacacattcacagatcacACATTTGAATACGTTAGCATACCACTATTGATTCTGCTTTATTCATTCCTAATATATTTCAATGAAATACTAATATGCATtcattatatttataatttaaaCTCACAGTGGATTCTCCAGAAAGAGCCAGTGTCACAGCCTTTAGACAGGTCTCACTGTCAGTTAAGCCACACTTCATCAGATCTCCAAGAACCGTGAAATCATCCCCATTGCATTGCTAAAgggaattaaaaaacaaaaacaaacaaatgttacTCTTTGAAAACTACAGACAGTGGATCAAATTGATCAAATGTGTTGCCTTGATCAGACCACACTCACCTTAGAAAGGACATATGAACAGTCGCCATGGAAGGTGTAGGCTTTTCCATCGAGAGTGGTGATGTGGGACCCCCCCTCCACTGTGCATACCCCGGGGCAGTCGTTCTCCTGACAGCTCCACTGTCCTCCAACACAGACGCTAGAAAAACAAATGACTTTCACATGAGGTATATCTGGGGCTTCAACCTGTCCCACTTGACCTGACCATGTTAGACTTTCTTAATTGATCCGTTTAAAAGCCTTAAGATTTTTGTGACACTTGGAAGTGTTTTCTCTCTTATTCTAAGCCTTCTTCACTAGAGCATTAGAAAATGTTTAAGTGTGTCTCAGATAGTGGTATCTTCAACAGGATATTTGGAAAAAGTTGAAtgtgtttcttttgaaatttATATTTCAAATAAAGGGTAAGTCTTATCCTAAAAACAGTGTGCGTGTCATATGTTTCAAGAAAAATTCTATCTAAGTTTATTCATTTTAAGTCATATGTAATCATGTGTATTACTTTCACATATTATTGCTGAGCATGATCCTTACCATTCCTTACAGCTACTGGTGAAATTCTgtccaggtgtgtatgtgtttccacTGTGAACACATGGACACTCTCTTTGTGGTATACATCCAGTTTGGTTGATATCATCCAAGACAGTACCTTGATCAGAAAAGGTTACCAGTTCATTACTTTATTACTAATCAAACCAATAGAgcataatatatgtatgtatgtttgagaCAAAGACATTTTGTTGGTAGTGTAAACAAGTAGGTGGCTGTAAGGAGAAAAGCCTATGCCACCGAATTACTACTTATAGTGACACTGTGAAACGTACCTGGTGGGCAGAAGCATCCATCCAGACAGtgctcctcacacacctgtcctctGTCAGGGTCTGAGCAAGTGTCAACACATGGGTTTCCACATTCCTGGTGCACCATGTTGTTAGGGCATGACTTGGCTGTTGGAGAAATCACAGTCTCAGCCAGAGAGAACGTAACAAATTGTGTGCAAAACAGCACATtgcatgtaataacatataggCTTATTATATCCCCCAAGACCGCCCTAAAGTTTTGAAAAGGTCAACAACGATATCTAGCATTGTCTGTGTGCAGGGCAATAATAAGGTGTTTAAAACTATTTTGTGTTAGTGTTCAGCTAATGAGTTTTCCGTTTGACTGTCTATGGAAACACTTACGACAGAAGGAATTAGATCTCCACTCAGCGGGCTTCCCTCCTGCATGGACACACTGACGGGAGTATTCAGACAGGGTGCCGCACAGGCAGAAGGATGTGGATGTGTTGCAATGGCACAGGTCTTCCATACAGACTTTGATGAATGCATCAGCCGCCACCACATCCTGACAGCCACTGAAAGGGTCTCTTGAAAATAGGTCTCTGCAAAAATTCTGtacatgaagagagaaaaacagccatTAATAATAAGTCTTTGATGTGATTTATAGTCTAAATCCAGCCTACGTGCTTTAGAAAACTGATTTAGAGCACCCTCTTGGGGACAATAGTTGTACATGATCCTCCCACTTCTTATAGTGACACCGTGAAACGTATATTTTCGTAGGTATCTAATTTGATTAGAACGAACTGGTAGGAGGACAGTGGacagaggacagtgaggagaaATTTAACAAAAAGTGTACtggctttaaaggtgcagtcctcgatTATAATCCAATACAATGATAATGGCCAAAGGTTGTTtatatttgagttcaacagcccATTCAAATTACACCCTGCTCCTGAATCAATGTGTTCATTGGCTGGATTTGTGTATGGCTTGGTCCAAGCCGCTTttttgtttcctatttacagagccaggaccgCGTACGAACACAGCCTACAAGGTTTTTTGATTGCACACGCAAAAAGAGCAGCCAGAGGAGCTATTCATTGAATTTGATAAAAAATTTACTAGATTAGATTACTTCATGTTTAATAGTTTCACAATCATGAACATGTTTCACAGCAATAATACACTTGAAATCCATAGGGTATCACAAATATACCACTATATCTGTGGGTGTTAAAGCATTCTGCTTCCCAGTGTGCTGAGAATGCTCATGGCCTTGGCATATTTTTGATATACGATGGAGTGCTACCGTTATCTTCTTACCTCATCTCCAcaattttctgttttctttaaaGTCTGTTCTTCACATGTTTCTGTTGGCCCGTCCATCTTCCAGAGGTTTCCGTAGGTAGATGGTGACAGGGTATCTCCTGCAACACATTGACATGTTTTGGTTTTGTATTGAATGGAATTACAAATACTGTGATAGATCTTTAATAGTGATTTCCTCATTGGACTCTACCATTCAGCATGAACTCGTCGTAAATTTGGACTCCGTTGAAGTCGCCACAGAGACCACAAGTTTGATTTTTGTACTTTGCATCCAGTTCAACCTGTTGTAAGGAACCAAAGTAAGATGTTAGTCATGAATGTCAATTAGGTCCTTATTTAGGTCCTCATCATTACTGCTGGCGTCCTTGTGTTGGTGGCACTGTGAACACAGGGTACATTTAGACTGTCATTTTGTCTAAGAATTTTTACAATAGTTATGACATGCTATTGAGCATGTGACTGTTTATGAAGTTACAAACCTGACACCAGGCCTCCTTAAGCATATCATAGTACTGTTCATTCCCCCTTATTGATCCTAGTACTGTGTATTCTCCCTTATTGCTGTGTTGGCTTACCAAAAGAGCATCGTCTTCATTCCACATGAGCAACAGTCCCAGTTTTGCCTTTACTGTGATGTAAGAAGATGTTCTCTCGATGAACATCCCTGAATTCCCATATGGCAGCGTCACCCTGGCAAAAATTATAAAACCAATGCTGAATTTAGCCTCCTCAAACATGTATAATAATTTTTAGTTGTCCGTAAAaataaaagcattttttttctccttttaaaccattttattttttctattttagTCCCAAAACTCACGTTTGGTCCAAGACGCTGACGGCTCCTTTGGACAGTTCAACCCTGACACCCTCCAGCATCATGGTGATCTTGCCGATTGTTGGCAGGCcattctccacctccctcctcatctGGATGTTGAAATCGTCATAGCTGCTCTTACACTGAGAGGTCAGGATGTAGTTGCAGCTGGACGGGAGCTGGAAGACGTCTCCATCAAAGGTCTTGAAATGGTAGTTACCCCATGTACTGCAGACTAGTTCATTGTGTCCTTGAGCAACTATAAAATAAGGAACCAGATATTTCcacagtttttctctctcctgataAGGACGTTGTTACTAACCATGAAAAAACGAACATGTGTTCCAAAAAATCTTACCATAGAACACCTGTGTTGTAGGAATGATATTGACCTGTGTTGTAGGAATGATATTGACTGTGGTTGGGCCAACTGAAAGATCAATCATAGGATGAATGATAAGGATGTTCAAAAACAGACAGTTTCATGTATTTAGAGTCTTGTAATCTGTTCCAGAAAACCAAATAAATGCTACTTTATTACACGATGAGTACATTGCTGGTGCAATCTCAGGGATTGTATGATTAAGTAAATAAGGTCTCATTATTTGGTTTTGTGTTAATTCATTTTGCCAGGACTGTTT is part of the Clupea harengus chromosome 6, Ch_v2.0.2, whole genome shotgun sequence genome and harbors:
- the LOC122132972 gene encoding mucin-5B-like translates to MSVQISTDCVSGCMCPSGLVSDGKGGCISEDDCPCIHNGVPHQPGETVKVDCNTCVCQARKWQCSTNQCHGTCAIYGDGHYITFDEKLFVFNGGCEYILVQDFCSNNKDNGTFRVITENIPCGTTGTTCSKAIKIFLGVRNLASFAK
- the LOC122132939 gene encoding mucin-2-like — its product is MGIYLVIEASNGLILIWDKKTSMFIKLSPEFNGRVCGLCGNYDGNTNNDFTTRSQEVVIDALTFGNSWKFSSSCPESTVAVSPCANNPYRQSWAQRQCSIITSSVFSSCHSQVDPSNYYDACVSDSCACDSGGDCECFCTAVAAYAAACNEAGACVAWRTPRICRKSPIPWRHNRADHYLKINRITGNINGA
- the LOC116220693 gene encoding mucin-5AC-like, with product MFEEAKFSIGFIIFARVTLPYGNSGMFIERTSSYITVKAKLGLLLMWNEDDALLVELDAKYKNQTCGLCGDFNGVQIYDEFMLNGDTLSPSTYGNLWKMDGPTETCEEQTLKKTENCGDEFSLHVQNFCRDLFSRDPFSGCQDVVAADAFIKVCMEDLCHCNTSTSFCLCGTLSEYSRQCVHAGGKPAEWRSNSFCRKCFHRQSNGKLIS
- the LOC105889027 gene encoding mucin-5AC-like, which translates into the protein MKCGLTDSETCLKAVTLALSGESTVVKVDQSGNVDVNRIYSQLPLYTGDLSIFKPSSFYIVIQTNIGLRLEIQLVPIMQVYITAKSTFQGQTCGLCGNFNNIQADDFTTIGGLREATAVGFANTWKTRAGCPDIKKRFENPCSLSVENERYAKYWCSMLTDPAGVFSPCHSEISPDIYKSNCMYDSCNCEKSEDCMCAALSSYVHACAAKGIQLNGWRNTACSEY